Proteins co-encoded in one Phycisphaerae bacterium genomic window:
- the typA gene encoding translational GTPase TypA — MYSDFIRNVAIIAHVDHGKTTLVDRLLYQSGMFRSEDLDKLAGGVEGLIMDSNPIERERGITILSKNCAVFYIDDKGDEYKINIIDTPGHADFGGEVERVLKMADGVLLLVDAFEGSMPQTRFVLTKALENKLKPIVVINKVDRENSRPHEVVNEIFDLLVQLGAEDDALDFPVIYASARQGWASTDPEKKTTNMQLVFETIIKEVPAPKVIPDAPLQMLVTSLEYSDYVGKIAVGRVFAGQISEGQAVTVIDTDNVHTRQKVMQVHIFDGLGRKQVETVLAGDICAVSGLDPVDIANTIACPDNPSKLAVIAVDEPTMSMTFRVNDGPFAGRDGKYVTSRQIGDRLEKELQHNVALRVEPGITPEEFNVSGRGLMHLGILLENMRREGYEICVGKPEVILKVVDGIHHEPIELLVIDCPMDCQSAVMSLLGERRSEVIKMDAKSGASGFIHMEFLIPSRGLFGLHARMLNATQGKAIMHHSFERYEPMRGSIPQRKAGVMISTNTGIVTAYALDALYDRGTFFVEPGETVYDGQVVGEHCKDNDIPVNPVKAKQMSNMRASGKDEAARVKAARKMSLEIAMEYIQASELVEICPNSIRIRKRFLKEEDRRRAARKGGQ; from the coding sequence ATGTATTCAGATTTTATTCGTAATGTAGCGATAATCGCTCACGTTGACCATGGCAAGACCACGCTGGTGGACAGGCTGCTGTACCAGTCAGGTATGTTTCGCAGCGAAGACCTTGATAAATTAGCCGGCGGTGTTGAAGGTTTGATTATGGACTCCAATCCCATCGAGCGGGAACGAGGCATAACGATTCTCAGTAAAAACTGCGCGGTTTTCTATATTGACGATAAGGGCGATGAATACAAAATTAATATAATCGATACGCCGGGCCACGCCGATTTCGGCGGCGAAGTCGAACGTGTCTTGAAAATGGCCGATGGCGTTCTGCTGTTGGTTGACGCGTTTGAAGGCTCTATGCCGCAGACAAGATTTGTGTTAACCAAAGCTCTTGAGAATAAATTAAAACCAATAGTGGTAATCAATAAAGTGGACCGCGAAAACAGCAGGCCTCATGAGGTTGTCAACGAGATATTCGATTTGCTTGTTCAGCTTGGTGCCGAAGACGACGCTCTCGATTTCCCGGTTATTTACGCATCCGCAAGACAGGGCTGGGCGTCCACTGACCCTGAAAAGAAGACCACTAATATGCAACTCGTATTTGAAACCATTATAAAAGAGGTTCCCGCGCCGAAGGTTATTCCTGACGCTCCGCTGCAAATGCTTGTAACCAGTCTTGAATATTCTGATTATGTCGGGAAAATCGCGGTAGGCAGGGTTTTCGCAGGCCAGATAAGTGAAGGTCAGGCTGTTACGGTAATCGATACTGATAATGTGCATACCCGGCAAAAGGTTATGCAGGTTCATATATTTGACGGTCTTGGCCGAAAGCAGGTTGAAACAGTTTTGGCCGGCGATATATGTGCGGTATCAGGTCTTGACCCTGTAGATATAGCTAATACCATAGCCTGTCCGGACAATCCTTCGAAACTTGCCGTTATAGCTGTCGATGAGCCGACGATGTCGATGACATTCAGGGTCAACGATGGGCCTTTTGCCGGCAGAGACGGGAAATATGTAACCAGCAGGCAGATTGGCGACAGGCTCGAAAAAGAGCTTCAGCACAATGTTGCGCTGCGAGTAGAGCCTGGGATAACACCCGAGGAATTTAATGTTTCCGGCAGGGGGCTGATGCACCTTGGGATACTTCTTGAGAATATGCGGCGTGAAGGTTATGAAATTTGTGTCGGCAAACCGGAAGTAATTTTGAAAGTAGTCGATGGCATACACCACGAGCCGATAGAGTTGCTTGTGATAGATTGTCCTATGGATTGCCAAAGTGCCGTGATGAGCCTTCTGGGCGAGAGACGGAGCGAAGTTATTAAAATGGACGCCAAAAGCGGGGCAAGCGGTTTTATCCACATGGAATTCCTTATACCGTCCCGCGGTCTGTTCGGTCTTCACGCAAGAATGCTCAATGCCACGCAGGGCAAGGCTATTATGCACCATTCGTTTGAGAGATACGAACCGATGAGAGGTTCTATTCCTCAGCGGAAAGCGGGCGTTATGATTTCGACCAATACCGGAATCGTTACAGCTTACGCGCTTGATGCTTTATACGACAGGGGAACTTTTTTTGTCGAACCGGGCGAAACGGTATATGACGGCCAGGTTGTCGGAGAACACTGCAAGGATAACGACATTCCTGTTAATCCGGTGAAAGCAAAACAGATGAGCAATATGCGGGCGTCCGGCAAAGACGAAGCCGCAAGGGTCAAGGCTGCACGGAAAATGAGTCTTGAAATTGCGATGGAGTACATCCAGGCCAGTGAACTTGTTGAGATTTGTCCTAATTCAATTCGAATTAGAAAACGATTTCTTAAAGAAGAAGACAGACGCAGAGCCGCCCGTAAAGGCGGTCAGTAA
- a CDS encoding ATP-binding cassette domain-containing protein yields MSKKVIISLKNVTVVRSDLQILNNVNLQVLEGQCCAVIGPNGAGKSALVAVLSGYLWPQSGSVRILGKTYGQVDLQNVRRKIGLIEPSRMPRFDETMPVRDVIATGLFGTVMLPLNRKISKQQWRKVDSQISFFKLGKQKSIGIGTLSTGEQTKTLIARAMISQPQMLILDEPTSGLDMGNRAIVVKILNKLRKHKNPPAIIIISHHLDELPKSMDQAVLLKKGKIVEQGKPKKVLTSANLSKTFGCKVEVLKNKVVYLASVRI; encoded by the coding sequence ATGAGCAAAAAAGTCATAATCAGCTTAAAAAATGTTACCGTGGTACGCAGCGATTTGCAAATCCTCAATAACGTAAATTTGCAGGTACTGGAAGGTCAATGCTGCGCCGTAATAGGGCCAAATGGGGCTGGAAAATCGGCCCTTGTCGCTGTTTTAAGCGGGTATTTATGGCCCCAGAGCGGTTCTGTCCGCATTCTGGGCAAAACTTACGGCCAAGTGGATTTGCAAAATGTACGGCGTAAAATCGGCCTTATTGAGCCGTCCAGAATGCCGCGTTTTGATGAAACAATGCCGGTCAGAGACGTAATCGCAACAGGACTTTTCGGTACTGTAATGCTTCCCCTGAACAGGAAAATTTCAAAACAACAATGGAGAAAAGTCGATTCGCAGATTTCGTTTTTCAAGCTTGGAAAACAAAAATCAATCGGCATAGGAACCCTGTCAACCGGCGAACAGACCAAAACCCTGATTGCCCGCGCGATGATTTCTCAGCCGCAAATGCTGATTCTCGATGAACCGACAAGCGGACTGGATATGGGCAACAGGGCAATTGTTGTCAAAATATTAAACAAGCTGCGTAAACATAAAAATCCGCCTGCTATTATTATTATCTCGCATCATCTGGACGAATTGCCGAAATCTATGGACCAGGCGGTTCTGCTGAAAAAAGGAAAGATTGTGGAACAGGGAAAACCGAAAAAGGTATTAACTTCCGCTAATCTCAGTAAAACATTCGGCTGCAAAGTAGAAGTATTGAAAAATAAGGTAGTTTACCTGGCGTCAGTCAGGATTTAA
- a CDS encoding DUF4186 domain-containing protein, producing MKDFAELFERLSKSKFRSRFKLKPADIEYIHKKGLQAIERHARDFITKRLAPAEPKNDGKQTPMKGHPVFIAQHATATCCRKCLFKWHKIEYIKSLSDSEIDYVAAVIMRWIESRLNPD from the coding sequence ATGAAGGATTTTGCAGAGCTTTTCGAAAGACTTTCAAAATCGAAGTTCCGAAGCAGGTTTAAGCTCAAGCCTGCGGATATTGAGTATATTCACAAAAAAGGATTGCAGGCAATTGAACGGCACGCCAGAGATTTTATAACCAAACGCCTTGCACCGGCGGAGCCGAAAAACGATGGCAAACAAACGCCGATGAAGGGTCATCCTGTTTTTATAGCCCAGCACGCAACCGCGACCTGCTGCCGCAAGTGCCTTTTTAAATGGCATAAAATAGAATATATCAAATCGTTAAGTGATTCTGAAATTGATTATGTTGCTGCCGTTATAATGCGGTGGATAGAATCGCGGTTAAATCCTGACTGA
- a CDS encoding DJ-1 family glyoxalase III gives MSKKVLLAVADGIEELEAIAIIDCLRRTGADLTIASVQNKQITTARKVKITADCLITDCASNTYDLIALPGGLPGAEHLRDSKELVEMLKKQKSSGRLYAAICASPVVVFEHHGLLADKKATCYTAMAGKLKNQQAVNQRVVVDGNCITSQGPGTALEFSIKLVELLFGIGKSQELAKAMLVK, from the coding sequence ATGAGTAAAAAAGTACTTTTAGCCGTTGCCGATGGAATAGAGGAATTAGAGGCAATCGCAATCATCGATTGTCTCAGGCGAACTGGGGCCGATTTGACAATCGCTTCGGTGCAAAACAAGCAAATTACTACTGCCAGAAAAGTTAAAATAACTGCCGATTGTTTGATAACTGATTGTGCAAGCAATACTTACGACCTTATAGCTTTGCCCGGCGGTCTGCCGGGTGCAGAACACCTTCGCGATAGTAAGGAACTTGTGGAGATGTTGAAAAAACAAAAATCTTCCGGCAGGCTGTATGCTGCGATTTGCGCATCACCGGTAGTTGTATTCGAGCATCACGGCTTGTTGGCGGACAAAAAAGCGACCTGCTATACCGCAATGGCTGGAAAACTGAAAAATCAACAGGCCGTGAATCAGCGGGTAGTTGTTGACGGCAATTGTATTACTTCGCAGGGGCCGGGAACGGCACTTGAATTTTCGATTAAGCTTGTCGAACTTTTATTCGGAATCGGAAAAAGTCAGGAATTAGCCAAAGCGATGCTGGTAAAATAG
- a CDS encoding NCS2 family permease, whose amino-acid sequence MLNRLFDLQARSTSVKTEIVAGTTTFLTMAYIIFVNPAILSQAGMDKSALIAVTCLVTAIATIVTGLFANTPIAMAPGMGLNAFFAYTLVITQKISWQTALGVVFLSGVFFLILTLIGLRKKLVEAIPVSLISAISVGIGLFITFIGLQNLGIVVAHPVTLVQAGKLTPTLMIGLTGLIIMIYLEMRKIKGSLLIGILFATVLAVLLGKVSRPESFVSADISIAAVAFKLDIIGALKWSFFGSIFSLMFMDMFDSIGTLVACCSEAKMADETGKVKELDRLLAIDAGATMLGAVFGTSTTTSYIESAAGIEQGGRTGLTSVVTGILFLIAIIFVPVVGIVPNYATAPALIMVGIFMIKEIKKIDFTQMENAFPAFIIIIMIALSYSISTGLAFGFISFAILKTMAGKGREIKLTMWLIAGLSVLYFLIPLFVKGS is encoded by the coding sequence ATGCTGAACAGACTCTTCGACCTGCAGGCAAGAAGCACTTCCGTCAAAACTGAAATAGTCGCAGGGACTACAACTTTTCTTACAATGGCTTATATTATCTTTGTAAACCCTGCCATTCTGTCCCAGGCCGGTATGGACAAATCCGCTCTTATAGCAGTTACCTGTCTCGTAACCGCAATAGCAACAATAGTAACAGGACTTTTCGCCAATACCCCGATAGCAATGGCGCCGGGAATGGGCCTTAACGCATTTTTCGCATATACTCTTGTAATTACTCAAAAAATAAGCTGGCAGACTGCGCTCGGTGTGGTTTTTCTGTCAGGGGTATTCTTTCTGATTCTCACACTTATCGGCCTGCGGAAAAAACTTGTCGAGGCAATCCCCGTTTCGCTGATATCAGCCATTTCAGTCGGCATCGGCCTTTTTATAACTTTCATAGGACTGCAAAACCTCGGTATTGTTGTCGCTCATCCTGTTACTCTCGTTCAGGCCGGGAAACTTACTCCAACACTGATGATAGGCCTGACAGGATTGATTATAATGATTTATCTTGAAATGAGAAAAATCAAAGGTTCGCTTCTGATAGGAATACTCTTTGCGACAGTCCTGGCGGTTTTGCTCGGCAAAGTAAGCAGACCAGAATCTTTCGTCTCTGCCGATATAAGTATCGCTGCGGTTGCATTCAAGCTCGATATCATCGGCGCTTTGAAATGGAGCTTTTTCGGCAGCATCTTCTCCCTGATGTTTATGGATATGTTCGACAGTATTGGAACACTGGTCGCCTGCTGCAGCGAGGCGAAAATGGCCGATGAAACAGGCAAAGTAAAAGAACTCGACAGACTCCTTGCAATCGACGCCGGCGCAACAATGCTCGGAGCGGTATTCGGAACATCGACTACAACATCTTATATCGAATCAGCGGCGGGAATCGAACAAGGCGGCAGAACAGGCCTTACCTCGGTTGTAACGGGAATATTGTTTTTAATCGCAATTATTTTCGTGCCTGTTGTGGGAATCGTACCGAACTACGCAACGGCGCCGGCGCTGATAATGGTCGGGATTTTTATGATAAAGGAAATCAAAAAAATTGATTTTACGCAGATGGAAAACGCCTTCCCCGCTTTTATCATAATAATTATGATAGCCTTAAGCTACAGCATAAGCACGGGACTTGCTTTTGGTTTTATATCTTTTGCGATTCTTAAAACTATGGCGGGCAAAGGCAGAGAAATCAAACTGACAATGTGGCTGATAGCAGGACTATCTGTGTTATATTTTCTGATTCCATTGTTTGTTAAAGGTTCCTGA
- a CDS encoding FHA domain-containing protein, whose translation MRLTVKRGDSLINELHFSRGPIYIGRQIGSQIFLPDKSVSRQHTVLYTTTEGKWVVEDLDSANKTYLNNEAIHKVEIKTGDIIKISDFQIEIQIDESEKKSPSISLEDTLHATLHEAQVVFRYLDGADAPLIKMQAKRGRDFSFAASSICKCLDTHELLVTLLDLVFRQLKPFHAWVGLRKNSSGEMDVSKGREISGKTVKFEELCLESRVSEALKTHRYILVPRLPLRAENDSKVNSAIIVPVMSEKACYGVIYADNSLDHEHYGQNDLDYLILVSFMAGAFIRNL comes from the coding sequence ATGCGGCTTACTGTAAAACGCGGGGACAGCCTTATAAATGAATTGCATTTTTCAAGGGGGCCGATTTATATAGGCAGACAAATAGGAAGCCAGATTTTCCTTCCGGATAAATCTGTTTCACGTCAGCATACAGTTCTTTATACCACTACCGAAGGCAAATGGGTTGTTGAAGATCTCGATTCCGCCAATAAGACATATTTGAATAACGAAGCAATCCATAAGGTTGAAATAAAAACCGGCGATATAATAAAAATCTCCGACTTTCAGATAGAAATTCAAATAGATGAATCTGAAAAAAAGAGCCCGAGCATAAGCCTTGAAGATACGCTTCATGCCACTTTACATGAAGCGCAGGTTGTTTTTCGTTATCTGGACGGAGCCGATGCTCCGCTTATAAAAATGCAGGCCAAACGCGGCAGGGATTTTTCTTTTGCCGCAAGTTCCATCTGTAAATGTCTCGATACTCACGAATTGCTTGTTACCCTGCTGGATTTGGTGTTTCGCCAACTCAAACCTTTTCACGCATGGGTCGGATTGCGGAAAAATTCGTCCGGGGAAATGGATGTTTCAAAGGGCAGGGAAATCAGCGGCAAGACAGTCAAATTTGAAGAACTTTGTCTTGAGTCGAGAGTCAGCGAAGCCTTAAAAACTCATCGTTATATTCTTGTGCCCCGTCTTCCTTTGCGGGCCGAGAACGACAGCAAAGTCAACTCCGCGATAATTGTCCCCGTGATGAGTGAAAAAGCCTGTTACGGTGTGATTTATGCCGATAATTCGCTCGACCACGAACATTACGGCCAGAACGACCTCGATTATCTGATTCTCGTATCTTTTATGGCCGGGGCGTTTATCAGGAACCTTTAA
- the rpmB gene encoding 50S ribosomal protein L28 — protein sequence MSRVCYFLGKKTTSGRTIARRGKAKYLGGVGVKTTGITKRKFKANIHKVRAIIDGKPCRIRVSAKAIRMGLVEKPVKRDYKKAE from the coding sequence ATGTCACGAGTTTGTTATTTTTTAGGTAAAAAAACGACGTCCGGCCGTACAATTGCCAGACGCGGCAAGGCTAAATATCTCGGCGGAGTTGGCGTAAAAACCACCGGCATAACAAAACGCAAGTTCAAAGCGAATATCCACAAGGTTCGTGCGATTATTGACGGTAAACCATGCAGAATAAGGGTATCCGCCAAGGCGATACGTATGGGACTTGTAGAAAAGCCTGTAAAACGGGATTATAAGAAAGCCGAATAA
- the dapB gene encoding 4-hydroxy-tetrahydrodipicolinate reductase, with protein sequence MNPKLIIVGAAGRMGRRITALAVESKQFDIISTIEDKSCPEIGKDAGILAGIGPINVKISSDFPPKADLVIDFSLPAGFDGSLNYCLTNNCAIVMGTTGLSAEQIKKIDDAAKKIPVIQATNMSVGMNLLFETVGKVAKKLGDEYDIEIIEAHHRFKKDAPSGSAMTLAEKIAAATNKKIPDCLETGRKGKDVLRKKGTIGMQAIRLGDTVGEHSVMFGTLGETVTISHSAHSRDTFAVGAVRAAGWLIGKKPGRYSMADVLGLK encoded by the coding sequence ATGAATCCAAAATTGATAATCGTTGGCGCCGCCGGCAGAATGGGCCGAAGAATCACCGCCCTTGCCGTCGAATCAAAACAATTTGATATAATCAGCACAATTGAAGACAAAAGCTGTCCCGAAATTGGCAAAGATGCGGGAATATTGGCCGGCATCGGCCCAATTAATGTCAAAATCAGTTCGGATTTTCCGCCAAAAGCAGACCTCGTTATAGATTTTTCACTGCCCGCAGGCTTTGACGGCTCGCTCAATTATTGCCTAACAAATAATTGTGCGATTGTGATGGGAACAACGGGTTTATCAGCCGAGCAAATTAAAAAAATTGATGATGCCGCGAAAAAAATTCCCGTCATTCAGGCGACGAATATGAGCGTCGGAATGAATCTTCTGTTCGAAACCGTCGGGAAGGTCGCTAAAAAACTGGGCGATGAATATGATATTGAAATCATCGAAGCTCATCACCGTTTCAAAAAAGATGCGCCAAGCGGTTCCGCGATGACACTGGCCGAAAAAATCGCAGCGGCAACGAATAAAAAAATTCCCGATTGTCTCGAAACAGGCAGAAAAGGCAAAGATGTTCTGCGAAAAAAAGGCACAATCGGAATGCAGGCAATCAGATTAGGCGATACGGTCGGCGAACATTCAGTTATGTTCGGCACTTTAGGCGAAACCGTAACCATTTCGCACAGTGCTCACAGTAGAGATACGTTTGCTGTCGGCGCTGTCAGAGCGGCAGGCTGGCTTATAGGGAAAAAACCGGGACGATATTCAATGGCTGACGTACTCGGCCTTAAATAG
- a CDS encoding CPBP family intramembrane glutamic endopeptidase, whose amino-acid sequence MTGYYIFISVMNVAGIVLLVGWLAMTGFGTKALDRVEQRRNFMPYYLPFVVIFCWLSLYVVSSNLADSITSEMLGWQQKLATYAFFVAIEMIVIVFIIFSVRKYFENGLYGFGLRFKGIFRDIASAAAIFAAAWPLVFIALLIVLHLGRFFVGPDFQMERNEGLTVILEYQQWSLRFLMIFFATILTPIFEELVFRGLLQSYLRNIAYGPWASIFIASALFAVLHPVMHFPAIFVLSVSMGYAYEKSGSLVRSIFIHIFFNASTIAFALLGN is encoded by the coding sequence ATGACAGGATATTATATTTTTATATCGGTTATGAATGTGGCAGGCATTGTTTTGCTTGTCGGGTGGCTTGCCATGACTGGGTTCGGGACAAAGGCGCTCGACAGAGTAGAGCAAAGACGTAATTTTATGCCTTATTACCTGCCTTTTGTGGTCATTTTCTGCTGGCTGTCGCTTTATGTTGTTTCTTCGAATCTGGCTGACAGTATTACTTCGGAAATGCTCGGCTGGCAGCAGAAACTTGCCACTTATGCATTTTTCGTCGCGATTGAGATGATTGTTATTGTGTTTATTATTTTCTCGGTGCGAAAATATTTTGAAAACGGTTTGTATGGTTTCGGTCTTCGGTTCAAAGGAATCTTTCGCGATATCGCCTCGGCGGCGGCAATTTTCGCGGCAGCCTGGCCGCTGGTGTTTATTGCTCTTTTGATTGTCCTGCATCTCGGTAGATTTTTTGTCGGCCCGGATTTCCAGATGGAGCGAAACGAAGGATTGACTGTCATTCTCGAATATCAGCAGTGGAGCTTAAGATTTCTGATGATTTTCTTTGCGACGATTTTGACGCCGATTTTTGAAGAGCTTGTTTTCCGCGGTCTTTTGCAAAGCTATCTGCGAAATATTGCTTATGGTCCCTGGGCAAGTATCTTTATCGCTTCAGCTCTTTTTGCAGTACTTCATCCGGTAATGCATTTTCCGGCAATTTTTGTTTTGTCGGTTTCGATGGGTTATGCCTATGAAAAGAGCGGCTCGTTAGTCCGCTCGATTTTCATACATATATTCTTTAACGCTTCGACAATAGCATTTGCGCTGCTGGGCAATTAG
- the murA gene encoding UDP-N-acetylglucosamine 1-carboxyvinyltransferase: MDIFKITGPVRLDGTITIGGSKNAALPIMAATILAPGKSTLLGIPNLSDIEVMCRLMEALGCKTESVNGKITIDSTVIDKPFGDYEIVRKMRAGICILGPLLARCGKAEVSMPGGCAIGYRPVDIHIRGLQELGAKIELKNGYIVAHSNGGLKGANIFLGGAFGSSVLATANVLCAAVLAKGKTVIEYAACEPEVTDLANYLVKMGAKIIGIGSPQLTIHGVKELKPIEHSVIPDRIEAGTFLAAAAITKGRLKLKNCRLDHLMAAVDKLRSMNVAIEEFSDGCEVSSNGHLEATDITTLPYPGFPTDLQAQFMACLCLAKGNSVITEKIFPDRFMHVAELGRMAANLRKEGPHVIVCGVEKLIAAPVMASDLRASAALVVAALAAHGETIVNRVYHIDRGYERIEEKLNAVGAKIERQAT; the protein is encoded by the coding sequence ATGGATATATTTAAAATCACAGGGCCTGTAAGGCTTGACGGCACAATTACAATCGGCGGCTCGAAAAACGCCGCTTTACCGATAATGGCAGCGACAATTCTCGCACCGGGCAAGAGCACCCTGCTCGGCATTCCGAATCTCAGCGATATAGAAGTAATGTGCAGACTGATGGAAGCTCTCGGCTGCAAAACAGAAAGTGTTAATGGGAAAATCACCATAGACTCGACAGTAATCGACAAACCTTTCGGCGATTATGAAATTGTGCGTAAGATGCGTGCCGGCATTTGCATTCTCGGCCCACTGCTCGCCCGATGCGGCAAAGCCGAAGTCTCAATGCCCGGCGGCTGCGCTATCGGATACAGGCCTGTAGATATTCATATCAGAGGCCTGCAGGAACTTGGCGCAAAAATCGAACTTAAAAACGGCTACATCGTCGCTCACTCAAACGGCGGTCTCAAAGGAGCGAATATATTTCTCGGCGGAGCATTCGGCTCAAGCGTACTTGCGACTGCGAATGTACTTTGCGCCGCGGTTCTTGCCAAAGGCAAAACCGTTATAGAATACGCCGCATGCGAGCCTGAAGTAACCGACCTTGCAAATTACCTTGTGAAAATGGGCGCAAAAATCATCGGCATCGGCTCACCTCAACTGACAATCCACGGCGTTAAAGAATTAAAACCAATAGAACACTCCGTCATACCCGACAGGATTGAGGCGGGCACTTTCCTTGCCGCCGCGGCGATAACAAAAGGCAGATTAAAACTGAAAAACTGCCGGCTCGACCATCTTATGGCGGCCGTTGACAAACTCAGAAGCATGAATGTCGCCATTGAAGAATTCTCTGACGGCTGCGAAGTTTCATCGAACGGCCACCTCGAAGCGACTGATATCACGACGCTTCCATATCCCGGATTTCCAACAGATTTGCAGGCGCAATTTATGGCTTGTCTGTGTCTGGCTAAGGGAAACAGCGTAATAACTGAAAAAATTTTTCCGGACAGATTTATGCATGTCGCCGAACTTGGGAGAATGGCCGCGAACCTCAGAAAAGAAGGGCCGCACGTTATAGTCTGCGGCGTTGAAAAACTTATTGCCGCTCCTGTTATGGCTTCCGACCTGCGGGCGTCTGCCGCTCTTGTCGTTGCCGCTCTGGCCGCTCACGGCGAAACAATCGTAAACCGCGTCTATCACATTGATAGAGGTTATGAAAGAATAGAGGAAAAGCTCAACGCCGTTGGAGCGAAAATAGAACGCCAGGCTACTTAA
- a CDS encoding HD domain-containing protein — MAHIFIEQLQPGTTIDDVYMISQPILRSTTRGDLYIAMFVSDKTGRVNGRIWQATEELYNSLPKEGFAHIRGRSEIYQNAMQIVGDRISTVPAEKVDINDYLPRTEKNIEQMFDDTVKIVSEIKNPFLKSLVNAFISDKELMKNFCTAPGGTANHHSYIGGLLEHTNNMLNVAKAMMPFYPQLQSDLVLAGIFLHDMGKTEELSYGMAFGYTDSGQLIGHIVLTVTMVEKKADALEKTGVAIDRQILESLEHIILSHHGQYEFGSPKLPMTAEAFLISYLDNIDAKMNQVTDKIDSEPGDSNWTSFVKSLDSKLYRKKLVD, encoded by the coding sequence ATGGCGCATATTTTTATAGAACAACTGCAGCCCGGCACTACAATCGATGACGTTTATATGATTAGTCAGCCTATCCTTCGCAGTACTACGCGGGGAGATTTGTATATCGCGATGTTTGTCAGCGATAAGACCGGCAGAGTCAACGGCAGAATCTGGCAGGCAACGGAAGAACTTTATAATTCACTGCCGAAAGAAGGATTCGCTCATATAAGGGGCAGAAGCGAAATCTATCAGAACGCGATGCAGATTGTAGGGGACCGTATATCCACTGTGCCCGCCGAGAAGGTGGACATCAACGATTATCTGCCGAGGACCGAAAAAAATATCGAACAAATGTTCGATGATACTGTAAAAATTGTTTCCGAAATAAAAAATCCTTTTTTGAAATCGCTCGTAAACGCATTCATTTCAGATAAAGAACTGATGAAAAATTTCTGTACAGCACCGGGCGGAACCGCGAATCATCACAGCTATATCGGCGGCCTGCTCGAACATACCAATAATATGCTGAATGTCGCAAAGGCGATGATGCCGTTTTATCCCCAGCTTCAGAGTGACCTTGTGCTGGCGGGGATATTTCTGCACGATATGGGCAAGACCGAAGAGCTTTCGTACGGGATGGCGTTCGGATATACCGACAGCGGCCAATTGATAGGGCACATTGTGCTGACTGTTACAATGGTCGAGAAAAAAGCGGATGCGCTCGAAAAGACCGGCGTTGCCATTGACAGGCAGATTCTCGAAAGTCTTGAACATATAATTCTTTCTCATCACGGCCAGTATGAATTCGGTTCGCCGAAACTGCCTATGACGGCCGAGGCGTTTTTGATAAGCTACCTTGACAATATAGACGCTAAAATGAATCAGGTAACCGACAAGATTGATAGCGAGCCGGGCGACTCCAACTGGACAAGCTTTGTAAAATCGCTCGATTCGAAACTTTACAGAAAAAAGCTTGTTGATTAG